One genomic region from Entelurus aequoreus isolate RoL-2023_Sb linkage group LG14, RoL_Eaeq_v1.1, whole genome shotgun sequence encodes:
- the grb14 gene encoding growth factor receptor-bound protein 14 isoform X3, with the protein MEVLSSWGMDSDNRLHFRKNYAKYEFFRKPLDFFPDHMVSIPSESNRVVDHSQLVQIFLSSSTGPEIHGHLHTKEPSRKSWKKLYFVLRRSGLYVSNKGTSKEPWHLQFLADFTDRSVFTLLSGKKLHGAPTDFCFCVKSMKCSSPRDMKLLCADDEQTRTCWITAVRLFKYGMQLYHNFMLPHHKQKPSPMRSISENSLVAMDFSGQHSRVIEKPSEVLSAAVEEGLAWRRKGCQRLSAHGGPSASQSSVCSLALHLAQPWFYGRLSRDEAQLLITQQGPVDGLFLVRESQSKPKTFVLSLCHMQKVKHFQILPVQDEGDSVHSLDDGHTRFLDLIQLVDFYQLNRGVLPCKLKQHCTRTTL; encoded by the exons GACTTCTTCCCGGACCACATGGTGTCCATACCCAGCGAGAGCAACAGAGTGGTGGATCACTCCCAACTTGTGCAG ATCTTCCTCAGCTCCAGCACCGGTCCAGAGATCCATGGACACCTCCACACCAAAGAACCCAGCCGGAAGTCCTGGAAGAAGTTGTACTTTGTCCTGCGCAGGTCTGGGCTCTATGTTTCCAACAAAGGGACTTCTAAG GAACCGTGGCATCTTCAGTTCCTGGCGGACTTTACTGACCGGAGCGTCTTCACACTTTTGTCCGGCAAAAAACTCCACGGGGCCCCGACTGACTTCTGCTTCTGTGTGAAG TCCATGAAGTGTTCTTCACCCCGGGACATGAAGCTGCTTTGTGCGGACGATGAACAGACCAGGACCTGTTGGATCACAGCCGTGCGCTTGTTTAag TACGGCATGCAGCTGTACCACAACTTCATGctgccacaccacaaacaaaaacCTTCTCCAATG AGGAGCATCTCTGAGAACTCCCTGGTGGCCATGGACTTCTCGGGCCAACACAGCCGTGTGATTGAGAAGCCCTCGGAAGTCCTGTCTGCGGCTGTGGAGGAAGGCCTGGCCTGGCGG AGGAAGGGCTGCCAGCGTCTGAGTGCCCACGGAGGTCCGTCTGCGTCCCAGAGCTCCGTCTGCTCTCTAG CTCTCCATTTAGCGCAGCCTTGGTTCTACGGCCGATTGTCCCGGGATGAAGCTCAGCTCCTCATCACTCAGCAGGGTCCTGTGGACGG gttgtttcttgtgCGGGAAAGCCAAAGCAAGCCCAAGACCTTCGTGCTGTCGCTGTGCCACATGCAGAAAGTCAAACACTTCCAAATATTACCG GTCCAGGATGAAGGGGACTCGGTCCACAGTCTGGACGATGGTCACACCCGCTTCTTGGACTTGATTCAGCTGGTGGACTTCTACCAGCTCAACCGGGGTGTGCTGCCCTGCAAACTCAAACAACACTGTACCAGGACCACCTTGTGA